One window of Gemmatimonas aurantiaca genomic DNA carries:
- a CDS encoding amidohydrolase family protein: MTFSASPLIPFRSPRSLIGLGFMVAGAVSGPLFSALAAQGAPATPATTLPLKMARTHTFTTTRGTWMSVDVSPDGQTLVFDLLGDLYTLPIAGGKATRLTSGMAYDAQPRFSPDGRKVVFVSDRSGGENVWLLSLDLKDTTQLTRGNNNMYISPEFTPDGKYVIASRSGGLGGAAKLWMYHIDGGNGVPLSMTPTPAATQKQLGAAFGANGRYLWYATRTGDWQYNSIGPQYQLAVWDRETGRASQMTTRFGSGARPALSPDGTWLVYATRFETKTGLRIRNLQTQQEEWLAFPVQRDDMESRAPMDAYPGYSFTPDSKAIVVSYGGEFWRVPVDRSAPTKIPFEAEVRLEMGPQLKFAYTIDTAATFTARQIRDVQPSPDGKQLAFVSLDRVWVTTLPDGKPTRVSTGTVGEFNPVWSPDGKSLAYVTWEDSRGGQIMRADADGTRGWRTRTLSTVGGLYTDPVWSPSGTRIVATRAAAREVQEAGAAFFGPAAADLVWLPSTGGAATLIMPAGGLNTPHFTRDSSRIFAYSGSGGLQSFRWDGTDLKTHLRVTGPLPPNAGGNLDAALVAKESQFNFGGRAARPVGADMHLGANGGTHLDDAEPAPPSAPPAAMILMAPTGDQALAMVGMDFYTITVPQVGATAPTVSVADPRSASVPVKKLNTVGGEFGTWAADGRKIHWALGNALFTYDLDRAKVVDDSLKEDDRRKARLRADTTKAVKDSITRADSIAKADTTKKTPPGYKAAEMRIAVSAQRDVPRGTVVFRGAKAITMKDREIIDNADIVVRDQRIVAIGPRGSVSIPDGAKIIDVAGKVIMPGMVDTHYHPQWLTPNVHSTQTWQYLTTLAYGTTTTRDPQTATTDFLSYADRVESGDMIGPRIYTTGPGVFSSEPVRDLDHAREILTRYAKYYDTKTLKMYMSGNRQQRQWIIMAAKELGIMPTTEGGLDQKLNLTHGIDGYPGIEHTLPITPKYDDIFEWYKGTQVVNSPTLIVEYGGPFGEGWFYQSEDLLGDAKLRRFTHPVDFDTKVRRRGTGNAPGPAGFAVKEEYAMWQHAVDIKNSVERGARIGIGSHGQLQGLGMHWELWLVQSGGLSPHDALRSATIVGAEAIGLASEVGSLEPGKFADLLVLDKDPLENIRNSNTINMVMVNGRLFDGNTLDEVYPRQKPLTRQPWSYTVPSAAAGIRP, translated from the coding sequence ATGACATTTTCCGCGTCACCCCTCATCCCATTTCGCAGCCCCCGGTCGCTGATTGGCCTGGGATTCATGGTTGCCGGTGCGGTGAGCGGGCCGCTGTTCAGTGCCCTGGCGGCTCAGGGAGCTCCTGCGACACCTGCCACGACCCTGCCTCTCAAGATGGCCCGCACCCACACCTTCACCACGACCAGGGGTACGTGGATGTCGGTGGACGTGTCGCCGGATGGCCAGACCCTGGTGTTCGATCTGCTGGGCGATCTGTATACCCTGCCCATTGCCGGCGGCAAGGCCACACGCCTGACGAGCGGCATGGCGTACGATGCGCAGCCGCGATTCTCACCCGATGGCCGGAAGGTGGTGTTCGTCTCCGATCGGTCCGGCGGTGAAAACGTCTGGCTGCTGTCGCTCGATCTCAAGGACACCACGCAGCTCACACGCGGGAACAACAACATGTACATCTCGCCGGAGTTCACGCCCGACGGGAAGTACGTGATCGCCTCGCGCTCCGGTGGACTGGGCGGTGCGGCGAAACTGTGGATGTATCACATCGATGGCGGCAATGGGGTGCCGCTCTCCATGACCCCCACACCGGCGGCCACGCAGAAACAACTGGGCGCCGCGTTCGGGGCGAACGGACGCTATCTGTGGTACGCCACCCGCACCGGTGACTGGCAGTACAACAGCATCGGACCGCAGTACCAGCTCGCCGTGTGGGATCGGGAGACGGGTCGTGCATCGCAGATGACCACCCGTTTCGGTTCCGGCGCGCGACCCGCGCTCTCGCCCGATGGCACGTGGCTGGTGTACGCCACGCGTTTCGAAACGAAAACCGGACTCCGCATCCGCAACCTGCAGACGCAGCAGGAGGAATGGCTCGCGTTCCCGGTGCAACGGGATGACATGGAATCGCGGGCGCCGATGGACGCCTATCCGGGCTACAGTTTCACGCCCGATTCCAAAGCCATCGTCGTGTCGTATGGCGGCGAGTTCTGGCGTGTGCCGGTGGACCGTTCGGCGCCCACGAAGATCCCGTTCGAAGCGGAAGTGCGCCTCGAGATGGGACCGCAACTGAAGTTCGCCTACACCATCGACACCGCGGCGACGTTCACCGCGCGCCAGATCCGCGATGTGCAACCGTCGCCCGATGGCAAGCAGCTCGCGTTCGTTTCACTCGACCGGGTGTGGGTGACGACGCTCCCCGACGGCAAGCCCACACGGGTGTCCACGGGTACGGTGGGCGAATTCAATCCGGTGTGGTCGCCCGACGGCAAGTCGCTCGCCTATGTCACCTGGGAAGACAGTCGCGGCGGTCAGATCATGCGCGCCGATGCCGACGGGACCCGCGGCTGGCGCACCCGCACCTTGTCGACCGTCGGTGGGTTGTACACCGATCCCGTGTGGTCGCCATCGGGCACACGCATCGTGGCCACGCGCGCAGCGGCGCGTGAAGTGCAGGAGGCCGGGGCCGCGTTCTTCGGTCCCGCGGCGGCGGATCTCGTGTGGCTTCCCTCCACGGGAGGCGCGGCCACCCTCATCATGCCGGCCGGTGGGCTCAACACCCCGCATTTCACCCGCGACAGCTCGCGTATCTTCGCCTACAGCGGCAGCGGCGGATTGCAGTCGTTCCGGTGGGACGGCACCGATCTCAAGACCCATCTGCGGGTCACCGGTCCGCTGCCACCGAACGCCGGCGGCAATCTCGACGCGGCGCTGGTGGCGAAGGAATCGCAGTTCAATTTCGGCGGACGGGCGGCGCGTCCGGTGGGTGCCGACATGCACCTCGGCGCAAACGGAGGCACGCACCTCGACGATGCCGAGCCGGCGCCACCATCGGCGCCACCGGCCGCGATGATTCTGATGGCGCCCACGGGCGATCAGGCGCTGGCCATGGTGGGCATGGACTTCTACACGATCACCGTGCCGCAGGTGGGCGCCACCGCGCCCACGGTGAGCGTCGCCGACCCCAGAAGCGCCTCCGTACCGGTGAAGAAGCTCAACACCGTGGGTGGTGAATTCGGCACGTGGGCGGCCGACGGTCGCAAGATCCATTGGGCGCTGGGCAATGCGCTCTTCACGTACGATCTCGACCGCGCGAAGGTGGTGGACGACTCGCTCAAGGAAGACGATCGTCGCAAGGCCCGTCTGCGTGCCGACACCACCAAGGCGGTGAAGGACAGCATCACCCGCGCCGACTCCATCGCCAAGGCCGACACCACGAAGAAGACCCCGCCGGGCTACAAGGCGGCCGAGATGCGCATCGCCGTGTCGGCGCAGCGTGATGTGCCGCGTGGTACGGTGGTGTTCCGCGGGGCCAAGGCCATCACGATGAAGGACAGGGAGATCATCGACAACGCCGATATCGTGGTGCGCGATCAGCGCATCGTGGCGATCGGGCCGCGCGGCAGTGTGAGCATTCCCGATGGCGCGAAGATCATCGATGTGGCGGGCAAGGTGATCATGCCCGGCATGGTGGACACGCACTATCACCCGCAGTGGCTCACGCCCAACGTGCACAGCACGCAGACGTGGCAGTATCTCACCACGCTGGCCTACGGCACGACCACCACGCGCGATCCGCAGACGGCCACGACCGACTTCCTGTCGTATGCCGATCGGGTGGAGAGTGGCGACATGATCGGCCCGCGCATCTACACCACCGGGCCCGGCGTCTTCTCCAGCGAGCCGGTGCGCGATCTGGACCATGCGCGCGAGATCCTCACGCGGTACGCGAAGTACTACGACACCAAGACGCTCAAGATGTACATGAGCGGCAACCGTCAGCAGCGGCAGTGGATCATCATGGCGGCGAAGGAGCTCGGCATCATGCCCACCACCGAAGGCGGGCTCGATCAGAAGCTCAATCTCACGCACGGGATCGATGGCTATCCGGGCATCGAACACACCTTGCCGATCACGCCCAAGTACGACGACATCTTCGAGTGGTACAAGGGCACGCAGGTGGTGAACTCCCCCACGCTCATCGTGGAATACGGGGGGCCGTTTGGTGAAGGGTGGTTCTACCAGAGCGAGGATCTGCTGGGCGATGCGAAGCTGCGCCGCTTCACGCATCCGGTGGACTTCGACACCAAGGTGCGACGCCGGGGCACGGGCAATGCACCTGGACCCGCGGGGTTTGCGGTGAAGGAGGAGTATGCCATGTGGCAGCACGCCGTGGACATCAAGAACTCGGTGGAGCGCGGCGCGCGCATCGGCATCGGCAGCCACGGTCAGTTGCAGGGACTGGGCATGCACTGGGAGCTCTGGTTGGTGCAGTCGGGCGGCCTGAGCCCGCACGATGCCCTGCGTTCGGCCACCATCGTGGGCGCGGAAGCCATCGGCCTTGCCTCCGAAGTGGGCTCGCTCGAGCCGGGCAAGTTCGCCGACCTGCTCGTGCTGGACAAGGATCCGCTGGAGAACATCCGGAACAGCAACACCATCAACATGGTGATGGTGAACGGCCGCCTCTTCGACGGCAATACGCTCGACGAAGTGTATCCGCGACAGAAGCCGCTCACGCGTCAGCCGTGGAGTTACACGGTGCCGAGTGCGGCGGCTGGGATCAGGCCGTAG
- a CDS encoding HmuY family protein, with translation MVASFALAACSTSDVTAPPAPSAGAFTVDATTRWVYVSLADSAVVTPSPSSGESSAWDIAFNATNVMLNGGQAGPGGVTGYCVCQNAAKNPSNAEWLAMTAESQKIHFDTLSRTPAGAVFVSDQLTPAIGGFYSGAGTGAVANPDSVYFVRYADSTGFAKVRVTSLTSPTATTPGRVTIEYALAGNTDAAFGTVRTAQIDVSTGAKNFDLNSGQVTTNATDWELRFDGYTIRVNGGASGTGKSAAAKITDATFATATPASTVANAYRSDVYAGVFNTARYYRYNLSGDNRITPTFDVYLIRRGTRTWKLQILNYYNSTGSSRYITFRYAKLAE, from the coding sequence GTGGTCGCGTCGTTCGCGCTGGCCGCCTGCTCCACCAGCGATGTCACGGCGCCCCCCGCCCCGTCGGCCGGCGCGTTCACCGTGGATGCCACCACTCGCTGGGTGTATGTGAGCCTGGCCGACAGCGCCGTGGTCACCCCTTCGCCGTCGAGCGGAGAGTCCTCGGCGTGGGACATCGCGTTCAATGCGACCAACGTGATGCTCAATGGTGGCCAGGCCGGCCCCGGCGGCGTGACGGGATACTGCGTGTGCCAGAACGCCGCGAAGAATCCCAGCAACGCCGAGTGGCTCGCGATGACGGCCGAAAGCCAGAAGATCCATTTCGACACGCTGAGCCGCACACCGGCCGGTGCCGTCTTCGTGAGCGACCAGCTCACGCCGGCGATCGGTGGCTTCTATAGCGGCGCCGGTACCGGCGCCGTGGCCAATCCCGACTCCGTGTACTTCGTGCGGTATGCGGACAGCACGGGCTTCGCCAAGGTCCGCGTCACGAGTCTCACCTCACCGACGGCGACGACCCCCGGTCGTGTCACCATCGAATACGCGTTGGCCGGCAATACCGACGCGGCATTCGGCACCGTGCGCACCGCGCAGATCGATGTCTCCACGGGCGCGAAGAATTTCGATCTCAATTCCGGTCAGGTCACCACCAACGCCACCGACTGGGAACTGCGCTTCGATGGCTACACCATCCGCGTGAACGGTGGCGCGAGCGGCACCGGCAAGTCCGCCGCGGCGAAGATCACCGACGCGACCTTTGCCACGGCCACACCGGCGAGCACGGTGGCCAACGCCTATCGCAGCGATGTCTACGCCGGCGTGTTCAACACCGCCCGCTATTACCGCTACAACCTCTCGGGCGACAATCGCATCACGCCCACGTTCGATGTGTATCTGATCCGCCGAGGCACGCGGACGTGGAAGTTGCAGATCCTGAACTACTACAACTCCACGGGTTCGTCACGCTACATCACCTTCCGTTACGCGAAGCTCGCCGAATGA
- a CDS encoding DUF423 domain-containing protein — protein sequence MDKLFLMLGALSGAVSVAAGAFGSHGLRAKLEPRMLEVFETAARYQMYHALALMAVAWVATRWPGTMTTASGWLFVAGTVLFSGSLYGYTLTGVRTLAIITPIGGVCFILGWICLALAVRNG from the coding sequence ATGGACAAACTCTTCCTGATGTTGGGGGCGCTCTCTGGCGCCGTGAGCGTGGCCGCTGGTGCGTTCGGCTCGCATGGTCTCCGTGCCAAGCTCGAGCCGCGCATGCTCGAAGTGTTCGAAACGGCGGCGCGATATCAGATGTATCATGCGCTGGCGCTCATGGCGGTGGCCTGGGTGGCCACGCGGTGGCCTGGCACGATGACGACGGCAAGCGGATGGTTGTTCGTGGCCGGCACGGTGCTGTTCTCGGGGTCGCTGTACGGCTACACACTCACCGGCGTACGCACGCTGGCCATCATCACGCCCATCGGAGGCGTCTGCTTCATCCTGGGCTGGATCTGCCTGGCATTGGCTGTGCGTAACGGGTGA
- a CDS encoding DPP IV N-terminal domain-containing protein: protein MRRSIPLTAAQTAVTAVAVTAVAVTAAVAIIAPLASLGAQARVVTADDYARAEKFLGFNTSQLVSNTGVQPTWLPDGRFTYRVRQPDGSTPMILVDAKGARTNCNAAGTVCPPAPAPGGRGGGGGGGRPPEVLSPDGTKAAFIRDWNLWVRDVASNQETQLTTDGIKDFGYATDNAGWVHSNRALLMWSPDSKKIATFQQDQRNVGEMYLVRTRVGHPELMAWKYPLPGDSVVSMIHRVVIDLSGTPRVVRFRMPPDEHRSSVCDHIACGGKLADVEWYPDGSKVAFLSNSRDHKIATLRVADAASGDVRDVLREEVATQFESGDGDQNWRVLPASNEVIWFSERDDWGQLYLFDLTTGQIKNKITTGEGGVLSVERLDAKARTIWFTASGKEKGRDPYFRHLYRIGMDGKGLTLLTPEDGDHNISLSPDGARFVDSWSRPDLPQTAVLRDARTGKLIATLETGDISKLTATGWKPPTRITVKDRAGKWDLYGLMWTPTKLDSTRKYPIINYIYPGPQGGSVGSRQFTPATRDNQALAELGFIVVSIDGTGNPMRSKSFHDAYYGRMGDNTLPDQIAGMKELASRYRFIDLDRVGIWGHSGGGFATAGAMFRYPDFFKVGIAESGNHDNRNYEDDWGERYHGLLTRSGGTDNYDAEANQNLARNLKGKLMLAHGTLDDNVPPDNTLLVVDALIKAGKDFDLIMIPNAAHGFGAASNYMMRRRWDYFVQHLLGATPPKEYPLGPK, encoded by the coding sequence ATGCGTCGTTCCATCCCCCTGACGGCCGCCCAGACGGCGGTCACCGCTGTGGCGGTCACCGCTGTGGCGGTCACCGCCGCGGTGGCCATCATTGCCCCACTGGCATCCCTCGGCGCTCAGGCGCGAGTCGTCACGGCCGACGACTATGCCCGCGCCGAGAAATTCCTGGGCTTCAATACCAGTCAGCTGGTGTCCAACACCGGCGTGCAGCCCACGTGGCTGCCCGACGGTCGCTTCACCTATCGTGTGCGCCAGCCCGACGGCTCGACGCCGATGATCCTGGTGGATGCCAAGGGTGCCAGGACCAACTGCAACGCCGCCGGGACCGTCTGCCCGCCCGCGCCGGCTCCGGGCGGGCGCGGAGGCGGGGGTGGGGGCGGACGCCCCCCGGAGGTGCTGTCGCCCGACGGTACGAAGGCCGCGTTCATCCGGGACTGGAACCTGTGGGTGCGTGATGTGGCCTCGAACCAGGAGACGCAGCTCACCACCGATGGCATCAAGGACTTCGGATACGCCACCGACAACGCCGGCTGGGTGCATTCGAACCGGGCGCTGCTCATGTGGTCGCCCGATTCGAAGAAGATCGCGACATTCCAGCAGGACCAGCGCAACGTGGGAGAGATGTACCTCGTGCGCACCAGGGTGGGGCACCCCGAACTGATGGCGTGGAAGTACCCGCTGCCGGGTGACAGCGTGGTGTCGATGATCCATCGCGTGGTCATCGATCTGAGCGGCACGCCGCGTGTGGTGCGGTTCCGCATGCCTCCCGATGAACACCGCAGTTCGGTGTGCGATCACATTGCCTGCGGCGGCAAGCTGGCCGATGTGGAGTGGTATCCCGACGGCAGCAAGGTGGCGTTCCTCTCCAACTCACGCGACCACAAGATCGCCACGTTGCGGGTGGCCGACGCGGCCAGCGGCGACGTGCGCGACGTGCTGCGTGAAGAGGTCGCCACACAATTCGAAAGTGGCGATGGTGATCAGAACTGGCGCGTGCTGCCGGCCAGCAATGAAGTGATCTGGTTCTCCGAGCGCGACGACTGGGGACAGCTCTATCTGTTCGATCTCACCACGGGACAGATCAAGAACAAGATCACCACCGGAGAAGGTGGGGTGCTGTCGGTGGAGCGTCTCGATGCCAAGGCCCGCACCATCTGGTTCACCGCATCGGGCAAGGAAAAGGGACGCGATCCCTACTTCCGGCATCTCTACCGGATCGGCATGGACGGCAAGGGGCTCACGCTGCTGACCCCTGAAGACGGCGACCACAATATCTCGCTTTCACCCGACGGCGCACGTTTCGTGGACAGCTGGTCGCGCCCCGATCTGCCGCAGACGGCCGTGCTGCGTGATGCCCGCACGGGCAAACTGATTGCCACGCTGGAAACCGGCGACATCAGCAAGCTCACCGCGACGGGCTGGAAGCCGCCCACGCGCATCACCGTGAAGGATCGCGCCGGCAAGTGGGACCTGTACGGTCTCATGTGGACGCCCACGAAGCTCGACTCCACGCGCAAGTATCCCATCATCAACTACATCTATCCGGGTCCGCAGGGCGGCTCGGTGGGCAGCCGCCAGTTCACACCCGCCACACGTGACAACCAGGCGCTCGCCGAACTGGGCTTCATCGTCGTGTCCATCGATGGCACCGGCAATCCGATGCGTTCCAAGTCGTTCCATGACGCCTACTACGGCCGCATGGGCGACAACACGCTCCCCGATCAGATCGCGGGCATGAAGGAGCTGGCATCGCGGTACCGGTTCATCGATCTCGATCGGGTCGGCATCTGGGGCCACTCGGGCGGCGGCTTTGCCACCGCCGGCGCGATGTTCCGCTATCCCGACTTCTTCAAGGTGGGCATCGCGGAGTCGGGCAATCACGACAACCGCAACTACGAAGACGACTGGGGCGAGCGCTATCACGGCCTGCTCACGCGCAGCGGCGGCACCGACAACTACGATGCTGAAGCCAACCAGAACCTGGCCAGGAATCTCAAGGGCAAGCTGATGCTCGCGCACGGCACCCTGGACGACAACGTGCCGCCCGACAACACCTTGCTGGTGGTCGACGCGCTCATCAAGGCGGGCAAGGACTTCGACCTCATCATGATTCCCAACGCGGCTCATGGCTTCGGCGCCGCATCGAACTACATGATGCGCCGTCGCTGGGATTATTTCGTGCAGCACCTCCTGGGTGCCACGCCGCCAAAGGAATATCCGCTCGGGCCGAAGTAA
- a CDS encoding sulfite exporter TauE/SafE family protein yields the protein MHLGAIAAVSALSGAVNSIAGGGTLLTFPALLGLGIPAVAANATSTVALWPGSLASMLGYRRELAGAERWALRLAVPSILGGCLGAWLLLVTSEARFRALVPWLVLSATVLFAVQGPVMRWLRERTVADPEAMRPIDPSLGMLFAQFAVGIYGGYFGAGAGIVMLAVFGLMGLTNIHQMNGLKNFNGICFNGVAAIAFAIMGLVHWPIALVMAIGSSVGGYLMSGLAQRVPQSWVRGAVSAIGFASAVWLFFTR from the coding sequence ATGCATCTGGGCGCCATCGCGGCCGTGTCCGCCCTGAGCGGCGCCGTCAACTCCATTGCCGGCGGTGGCACGCTGCTCACGTTTCCCGCCTTGCTTGGGCTCGGGATTCCCGCGGTCGCGGCCAATGCCACCAGCACGGTGGCACTGTGGCCCGGCTCCCTGGCCAGCATGCTGGGATATCGTCGCGAACTGGCGGGCGCAGAGCGCTGGGCGCTCCGGCTCGCGGTGCCCAGCATTCTCGGCGGATGCCTCGGCGCCTGGTTGCTGCTGGTGACCAGCGAAGCGCGATTCCGTGCACTGGTCCCCTGGCTGGTGCTGAGCGCGACGGTGCTGTTCGCGGTGCAGGGTCCCGTCATGCGGTGGCTGCGTGAACGGACGGTGGCAGACCCCGAAGCCATGCGCCCCATCGATCCCAGCCTGGGCATGCTGTTCGCGCAGTTCGCGGTGGGGATCTATGGTGGATACTTCGGCGCTGGCGCCGGGATCGTCATGCTGGCCGTCTTCGGTCTGATGGGACTGACCAACATCCATCAGATGAACGGACTCAAGAACTTCAATGGCATCTGTTTCAACGGCGTCGCGGCCATTGCCTTTGCCATCATGGGATTGGTGCACTGGCCGATCGCACTGGTGATGGCGATCGGATCGAGTGTGGGAGGCTATCTCATGTCGGGGCTCGCACAACGCGTTCCGCAGTCGTGGGTGCGCGGCGCGGTGTCGGCGATCGGTTTCGCGAGCGCCGTCTGGCTCTTCTTCACACGCTAG
- a CDS encoding TonB-dependent receptor, which produces MTTHAWLVGVALGGIAGSVIPVASVAAMIPGPGSAHGRVVDASDRHALPGAEVHLFGPDTLRLRTDAQGGWRAQQVKPGRYTVRARILGYASTSFTLDVGEDQQVERTIALDATPLALEQMVVTAARREQRLKDAVTTTELITRADIERTGANDIASVLLEQTGIELQGGHPAGTGVMLQGIGSERVLVLLDGQPLAGRISGVFDISRIPVTMIDRVEVVRGPQSTLYGTDAMGGVVNIITRTAPKTDGPLYGVGLLGTLGTQARTDGSASLTYSQGAMSSAMDFSRRQTETTPGMSGTAGALTARSDLSAKLRWAPDSGKALEASVLALDERQRWLAGSLYNFGDNRQWSGRLNGTKSLDAARHHRIGVTLSGSHYDHRQRASTETRPIAGDTGSRQLQQVFQLDAVYNGRITDAVALDLGTQVRRDAVETERVLGGKRDITLFEPYAQLEAALTPTLSVVPGVRLTQSSQWGTHVTPRLAARQRMGEHLTLRASYGTGFRAPDFKELYMRFVNASAGYAVNGNLDLRPESSRNVMGGAEWTANRTYVRVQAFRNDFVDFIEARAVSAPGEPTVFQYANVDNGSTQGADVEGGFALGGFRGEASVSLLSTHDDATGYELLGRPDVSARTTLSLPAVWGVRFSATGVYTGRTPMERDETTGRITSWRDAFPRLDFRLARRIGGLSGTPELVFGVDNTFDTQPAQWAGFNRRHLYTSLSWNFNHTPTR; this is translated from the coding sequence ATGACGACGCACGCGTGGTTGGTTGGCGTTGCACTGGGTGGCATCGCCGGCTCCGTGATCCCCGTGGCTTCGGTTGCGGCGATGATCCCGGGACCGGGCAGCGCGCATGGACGTGTCGTCGACGCCTCCGATCGGCATGCGCTGCCTGGCGCCGAAGTGCATCTGTTCGGCCCGGACACCCTGCGCCTGCGCACCGACGCGCAGGGTGGCTGGCGCGCGCAGCAGGTGAAGCCCGGACGGTACACGGTCCGGGCCCGCATTCTGGGATATGCCTCCACGAGCTTCACGCTGGATGTGGGTGAAGACCAGCAGGTGGAGCGCACCATCGCACTCGATGCCACGCCACTGGCCCTCGAGCAGATGGTGGTCACCGCGGCCCGCCGCGAACAACGTCTCAAAGACGCCGTCACCACGACGGAACTGATCACGCGCGCCGACATCGAACGCACGGGTGCCAACGACATCGCCTCCGTATTGCTCGAACAGACCGGTATCGAATTGCAGGGCGGTCATCCGGCCGGCACGGGGGTGATGCTGCAGGGCATCGGTTCGGAACGTGTACTCGTGCTGCTGGACGGTCAGCCGCTCGCGGGCCGCATTTCGGGCGTGTTCGACATCTCGCGCATTCCGGTGACGATGATCGATCGGGTGGAAGTGGTGCGTGGTCCGCAGTCGACGCTGTACGGCACGGATGCGATGGGTGGCGTGGTGAACATCATCACGCGCACCGCACCGAAGACCGATGGTCCGCTCTACGGCGTCGGTCTGCTCGGCACGCTGGGCACGCAGGCCCGCACCGACGGATCGGCCAGTCTCACGTATTCGCAGGGCGCCATGAGCTCCGCCATGGATTTTTCGCGTCGCCAGACGGAGACGACACCGGGCATGTCGGGAACAGCCGGCGCACTCACCGCACGCAGCGATCTGTCGGCCAAGCTGCGTTGGGCTCCCGACAGCGGCAAGGCCCTCGAAGCCAGTGTACTCGCTCTCGACGAGCGACAGCGCTGGCTTGCCGGTTCGCTCTACAACTTCGGCGACAACCGGCAGTGGAGTGGTCGTCTGAACGGCACGAAGAGTCTCGATGCGGCGCGGCACCATCGGATCGGTGTGACCCTCTCGGGTTCGCACTACGATCATCGGCAGCGCGCGAGCACCGAAACCCGTCCCATCGCCGGCGACACCGGTTCACGCCAGCTCCAGCAGGTGTTCCAGCTCGATGCCGTCTACAACGGCCGGATCACCGACGCCGTGGCGCTCGACCTGGGCACGCAGGTGCGTCGTGACGCCGTGGAAACGGAGCGTGTGCTCGGCGGCAAACGCGACATCACGCTGTTCGAGCCATATGCGCAACTGGAAGCGGCACTGACACCCACACTCTCGGTCGTACCGGGTGTGCGGCTCACGCAGAGTTCGCAGTGGGGCACACATGTGACGCCCCGTCTGGCCGCACGACAGCGTATGGGGGAGCATCTCACGTTGCGCGCGTCGTATGGCACGGGGTTCCGCGCGCCGGACTTCAAGGAGCTCTACATGCGCTTCGTGAACGCCAGCGCGGGATACGCCGTCAATGGCAATCTCGATCTGCGTCCCGAGTCGTCGCGCAACGTCATGGGTGGCGCGGAGTGGACGGCCAATCGCACCTACGTGCGTGTGCAGGCCTTCCGCAACGACTTCGTGGATTTCATCGAAGCCCGTGCGGTGAGCGCGCCGGGGGAACCCACTGTGTTTCAGTACGCCAACGTGGACAACGGCTCGACGCAGGGCGCCGATGTGGAAGGCGGCTTCGCGCTGGGCGGTTTCCGCGGGGAAGCCAGTGTTTCCCTGCTCTCCACCCACGACGACGCCACGGGATACGAACTGCTGGGTCGTCCGGATGTGTCGGCGCGCACCACTCTCAGTCTGCCCGCTGTGTGGGGCGTGCGATTCAGTGCGACGGGCGTTTACACCGGCCGCACGCCGATGGAACGCGACGAGACCACCGGTCGCATCACCAGCTGGCGTGACGCCTTCCCGCGTCTCGACTTCCGGCTGGCGCGCCGCATCGGTGGGCTGTCCGGCACCCCGGAACTCGTGTTCGGCGTGGACAACACCTTCGATACACAGCCTGCACAGTGGGCCGGCTTCAACCGGCGCCATCTCTACACCTCGCTCTCCTGGAACTTCAACCACACGCCCACGCGATGA